The proteins below come from a single Rosa rugosa chromosome 2, drRosRugo1.1, whole genome shotgun sequence genomic window:
- the LOC133733696 gene encoding disease resistance protein RUN1-like, whose protein sequence is MLNSMEDFVGIESKFNKLRFLLCSSVDDVRFVGIWGMGGIGKTTLARALYGNMSHEYQFSTFLPNVRSISDGMNGLCHLQKKLLSGIGMIKDDIWDPHEGVALIRRYLYHKKVLLILDDVNNMDQLEYLAGKQEWFCPGSRIVITTRDEHLLIAHGVQRRFKVEGLPNSQALKLFSLKAFKKDYPPDDYLGLSRRVVHYAKGLPLAVKVLGSFLHGRRLSAWNSTLGKLSEVFNSEILEILKISYDGLRDNEKKIFLDIACFFNGDHKDQVIKTLDNCGNSASIGIDVLVERSLLTVTYSQILMHDLLQEMGRELVCRESPDEPGGRSRLWHWEDVNHVLSKNTGTGGIESILVNPAKSRMVMHVIHANAKSFLMMSKLRLLIINDVNLANGLECFPDDLRVIEWSGYPLKYFPSHFNPEKLLELNMSHSHIEHFWTGIKALYKLRSINLCHSLSLIDTPDFRGMPYLECLILEGCIQLYRVHSSLGTLERLTLINLRNCTNLVHFPSSVCGLKSLKVLDVSGCSRLQKLPDDLGCAECLEELDVSGTAIREPPPSIGLLKNLKELSCRGCKAASPKPWYMRLPFGLSLERSQDPSSKFWNMIPFRLSLARTPHPTSWAPRSFASLRSLVKLDLTDCNLFEGAIPNDISCMASLTKLNLSRNHFASLPSSIFYLSKLEDLNLEYCERLQTMPALPSQVELNACNCVSLERWSVPIERCKLLLSANLTNCFKLGKQGCRTLALTLLKRYLEGVPYLYRLESGLRFVVPGNEIPDWFTYQSVGSSVYVDVHPGFSGMYMGFAGCAVFEIKGMVRFRKRKRDGLGTSRTLSQAVSHHLWFEYTPRHIHYEDWPRWQHCRRLKFSFEFGGQDIVKKCGVRIVYEPDIQSLNESLKKSNFGTSPDYALKFPGKAAAVSAGSSTKYGTLEHHDEAAPSGSGYHGSITMEPDLEGSVEFHIGF, encoded by the exons ATGCTCAACTCGATGGAGGATTTTGTAGGAATTGAATCCAAGTTCAACAAATTACGGTTTCTATTATGTTCATCGGTGGATGATGTTCGCTTTGTTGGGATATGGGGGATGGGTGGAATTGGAAAGACAACTCTTGCCAGAGCTCTTTACGGCAATATGTCTCATGAATATCAATTCAGTACCTTTCTCCCCAATGTTAGAAGTATTAgtgatgggatgaatggtctatGTCACTTACAAAAGAAACTCCTCTCGGGGATAGGGATGATAAAGGACGACATATGGGACCCTCATGAAGGAGTCGCACTGATCAGGAGATATTTATATCACAAAAAGGTCCTTCTCATTCTTGATGATGTAAACAATATGGACCAGTTAGAGTATCTGGCTGGAAAGCAAGAATGGTTTTGTCCTGGGAGCAGAATTGTCATTACGACTAGAGATGAGCATTTGTTAATCGCACATGGAGTGCAGAGAAGATTTAAGGTTGAGGGACTACCTAATTCTCAAGCACTTAAACTTTTTAGTCTGAAAGCCTTTAAGAAGGATTATCCTCCAGATGATTACCTTGGTTTGTCAAGACGTGTTGTGCATTATGCCAAAGGTCTTCCGCTAGCTGTTAAGGTTTTGGGATCTTTTCTGCATGGAAGAAGGCTAAGTGCGTGGAATAGCACATTGGGAAAACTGAGTGAAGTTTTCAACTCGGAAATTTTGGAGATACTTAAAATAAGTTATGACGGTCTACGTGATAATGAGAAGAAAATTTTCCTTGACATTGCATGCTTTTTTAATGGGGATCACAAAGATCAAGTAATAAAGACTCTGGACAATTGCGGTAATAGTGCAAGTATTGGAATAGATGTTCTTGTTGAGAGATCTCTCTTAACTGTTACATATAGTCAAATTTTGATGCATGACTTGTTACAAGAAATGGGTCGGGAACTTGTCTGTCGAGAATCTCCAGATGAGCCAGGTGGGCGTAGCAGGTTGTGGCACTGGGAGGACGTTAATCATGTCTTGAGCAAAAACACA GGAACAGGAGGAATAGAAAGCATACTTGTGAATCCAGCCAAGTCAAGAATGGTCATGCATGTGATTCATGCGAATGCGAAGTCCTTTTTGATGATGAGCAAGCTGAGACTTCTAATTATCAATGATGTGAACCTCGCAAATGGGCTTGAATGTTTTCCTGATGATTTACGAGTTATTGAATGGAGTGGGTATCCTCTGAAATATTTCCCGTCACACTTCAATCCAGAGAAGCTATTAGAACTTAACATGAGTCACAGCCACATTGAACATTTCTGGACGGGAATAAAG GCTTTATACAAGTTGAGAAGCATTAATCTCTGTCACTCTTTGAGTCTAATTGACACCCCAGACTTCAGAGGTATGCCATATCTGGAGTGTCTGATTCTTGAAGGTTGTATACAGTTATATAGGGTTCATTCCTCGCTTGGAACTCTAGAAAGACTTACTCTAATAAACTTGAGAAATTGTACAAACCTTGTACATTTTCCAAGCAGTGTATGTGGTTTAAAATCTCTTAAGGTTCTTGATGTTTCTGGTTGCTCAAGGCTTCAAAAACTGCCAGACGACTTGGGTTGTGCAGAGTGCTTGGAGGAGCTTGATGTGAGTGGAACTGCTATAAGAGAACCACCTCCGTCTATTGGTCTTTTGAAAAATCTTAAAGAATTATCTTGCCGTGGGTGTAAAGCTGCATCACCTAAACCTTGGTATATGCGTTTACCTTTTGGGTTATCGCTGGAAAGAAGTCAGGATCCATCATCTAAATTTTGGAATATGATTCCTTTTCGGCTATCGCTGGCAAGAACTCCACATCCCACATCTTGGGCGCCTCGTTCTTTTGCTAGTTTGCGTTCCTTAGTAAAATTGGATCTAACTGACTGCAATCTTTTCGAAGGAGCAATCCCCAACGACATCAGCTGCATGGCTTCATTAACGAAATTAAATCTAAGCAGAAACCATTTTGCTAGTCTGCCCAGTAGTATCTTTTATCTTTCCAAGCTTGAAGATCTGAATTTGGAGTATTGCGAGAGGCTGCAAACAATGCCAGCGCTTCCTTCCCAAGTAGAACTGAATGCTTGTAATTGTGTTTCATTGGAAAGATGGTCGGTTCCAATAGAACGATGCAAATTGCTTTTATCAGCAAATTTGACTAATTGTTTCAAGCTGGGGAAGCAGGGCTGTAGGACTCTGGCGCTTACGCTTTTGAAACGATATCTTGAg GGAGTCCCATATCTTTACAGATTAGAAAGTGGGTTGCGTTTTGTTGTCCCTGGAAATGAAATTCCAGACTGGTTCACTTACCAAAGTGTGGGATCTTCAGTTTATGTAGACGTACATCCAGGCTTTAGTGGGATGTACATGGGATTTGCAGGCTGTGCTGTTTTTGAAATCAAAGGGATGGTCAGATTCCGAAAAAGAAAACGAGATGGTCTGGGTACCAGCCGGACATTGAGCCAAGCTGTGTCGCATCACCTTTGGTTTGAGTACACACCTCGTCATATACATTATGAGGATTGGCCAAGGTGGCAACATTGTAGGCGGCTAAAATTTTCATTTGAGTTTGGTGGTCAAGACATAGTGAAGAAGTGTGGGGTTCGGATAGTGTACGAGCCAGATATCCAAAGCTTAAATGAATCGTTGAAAAAGAGTAACTTTGGCACTTCTCCAGATTATGCTTTGAAATTCCCTGGCAAAGCAGCAGCTGTATCTGCAGGTAGCAGTACCAAGTATGGCACCCTTGAACACCATGATGAGGCAGCACCGAGTGGAAGTGGTTACCATGGCTCTATCACTATGGAACCTGATCTGGAAGGATCAGTTGAGTTCCATATTGGTTTTTGA
- the LOC133733698 gene encoding non-specific lipid-transfer protein 1-like: MARFAGHGLTFLVILVSVLVTTPYVIKAAVTCEQVVNYLTPCIPFGVFGGSVPEECCAGVKGLHDAEVTTEDRRTACGCIQKGCAMIPGLDYDRVNTLGDLCGAPCPYKVYPSTNCSQVS; encoded by the exons ATGGCCAGGTTTGCAGGCCATGGGTTGACATTCTTGGTGATACTGGTATCTGTTCTGGTGACGACTCCGTATGTCATTAAGGCAGCTGTAACCTGCGAGCAGGTCGTAAACTATCTGACTCCATGCATCCCTTTTGGAGTGTTTGGAGGGAGCGTACCAGAGGAGTGTTGTGCCGGCGTAAAAGGGCTTCATGATGCAGAAGTCACGACAGAGGATCGGAGAACTGCTTGCGGTTGCATTCAGAAAGGGTGTGCAATGATTCCTGGTCTCGACTATGACCGTGTAAACACGCTTGGGGATCTATGTGGTGCTCCTTGTCCTTATAAAGTTTACCCTTCTACTAATTGCTCTCA GGTAAGCTGA